The Rhodothermus sp. genome contains the following window.
ATATCTACAAAGGTCAGCCAGTTCCCTCCCAGGAAAATAGCGGCGAAGATGAGCGCGAAGCCCAGTAGCAAGCCAAGGGGCGTTGTCTTTTCCATAACAGGCTGGCTCGTACTTCAGGATGGACGAGAACCCTCTGGCATACTGCTTCGGAGGAAGCGTGCAGACACCCGGGGTAAGTATCGACCATTTGGGCTCAGGCTTAAGAAGTGGTCGCCTGAGCAACGGGTGTGCAGCCCAGGCTACGGGCCAGCGCTGGTCCGATGTGTTCTAAAGGTAAGACAGCGTCGCTCAGGCCGGCTTCGACGATCGCTCGAGGCATCCCATACACGACACAGGTAGCTTCATCCTGGGCGATCACCTTGCCGCCGCGTTGCTTGATCAGGCGAGCGCCTTCCAGGCCATCGCGGCCCATACCGGTCATCACGACCGCCAGCACTTTGCCATCGAAGGTCTGGCAGACGCTCTCGAACATAACGTCTACAGAAGGACGATGTAGGGTTGCTGGCTCTACAGGCGTCTGGATCAACGGAGGCTGTCCATTACGGCATTTCAGCACCAGATGGCGCCCGCCAGGCGCCAGAAAGACATGTCCTGGTTGGAGCACCATGCCTTCTTCCGCTTCGACCACGGGCAGGACACTCAGGCTGTCCAGACGTTCGGCCAGAGAGCGGGTGAAATGCGGTGGCATATGCTGTACGATCAGCACAGGCACGGGCAGGTCTTGCGGCAACGTCGGAATGACCTGCTGGAGAGCACGCGGACCGCCTGTGGAAACGCCGATAGCAATGGCACGGGCATCCCGAAATTGAAGAGCCAGTGCGGTGTCGGATTGGACCGCTTTCTGTCGTGGTACCCGAAACAGCCGCTTTTTGGCGATAGCCTTGATTTTTTCCAGCAGCTCAGCACGAATGCGTGAGATCTCTATTGAGACGTAAGCATGCTGCTTGGGAATAAAATCCACCGCACCGGCCTCCAGGGCTTCAATGGTGGCTTGAGCCCCTTCCTGCGTCAGCGAGCTAACCATGATCACGGGGACAGGATGCTCGCGCATGATGCGGCGCAGGGCCGTCAGGCCATCCATGCGGGGCATTTCGATGTCCAGCGTAACGATGTCGGGCTTGAGTGTATGAACCTTTTCGATAGCTTCCAGGCCATCACGAGCCGTTCCCACCACTTTAACTTCTGGGTCGCCCTCTAACATGATGGAGAGCGCCTTTCGCATGAAGGCCGAGTCGTCAACGATGAGGACACGAATCATAGACACTCTGTGGGGTCGGAGTTAAGCGGTAACCAGGGCAGGCTGGAAGGTATCGTCGCCGCGTAACCGCTGCGTTTCCATGCGTACCAGTTCGCCCACGTCAAGGATCATGATCACGCGGCCGTCACCTAAGATCGTGGAACCTGCTACGCCAGGCACTTTTTTGAGATAAGTCCCCAGCGGTTTGATGACGATTTCTTTCTGGCCGATCAGATCGTCTACAATGAGCCCCAGGCGGTGATGGGCAATGCCGACAATGACAGCATAAGCACGTTCAGGTTGATATTGCCAGTGAGGGACCTGCAGGATGTCGCCCACCCGCAGCAGAGGGATCACCGTATCCCGCAGCCGAATCACTTCGCGGCCTTTGATGGTGTAGACCGTATCGGATTCGAGGCCTACGACCTCAATTACCGTGTGCAGCGGAATGGCAAAAGCTTCGTCGGCGACGCGGACCAACAGGCTCTGAATGATGGCCAGTGTCAGCGGTAATTTGAGGATAAAGCGGGTGCCTTTGCCCGGGACGGAATGTACGCTGATGGTTCCGTTCAGCTTGGTAATGTTGGTTTTGACCACATCCATACCTACACCCCGGCCCGATACCTTACTAACCCGCTGCGCCGTACTGAACCCGGCCCGGAAGATCAGTTCTATAGCCTCCCGATCACTCATTTCGGCCGCTTCCTTCTCCGTAATCAGTCCTTTTTCCAGCGCTTTGGCTTTAAGTTTTTGCGGGTCGATTCCTGCGCCGTCGTCTTCAATTTCAATGACGATATGGTTTCCTTCCTGGGCAGCGGCCAGGCGGATGCGTCCGACGGGGGGCTTGCCTTGGGCGCGGCGTGTTTCCGGATCTTCAATGCCGTGGTCTGCAGCATTTCGGATCAGATGTACCAGGGGATCGCTGATTTCTTCGATAAGCGATTTGTCCAGCTCGGTATCCTCTCCTTCGATGATCAGCTCAATCTGTTTATTGAATTCACGGGCCAGGTCGCGCACCAGACGTGGAAACTTGTTGAACACACGGCCAATCTGCACCATGCGGGTATGCATGACGGCCGATTGCAGCTCGGTGGTGATAAAGTCAATCTGGGAAGTCGTGTCGGCCAGTTCTCGGAGGAGTTCAGGATCGCTTTCGTTATGTAGCTCACTTAGCAGTTGTAGCAAACGATTGCGACCCAGCACCAGCTCACCGACCAGGTCCATGAGGTTGTCGAGCCGACGGACTTCGACGCGGATAGTCTCCGTGCTCTGATCACGTCGGCTGGTGTGTCCGTTGCTTGAAGACGATGGTGGCGTGGTCG
Protein-coding sequences here:
- a CDS encoding chemotaxis response regulator protein-glutamate methylesterase produces the protein MIRVLIVDDSAFMRKALSIMLEGDPEVKVVGTARDGLEAIEKVHTLKPDIVTLDIEMPRMDGLTALRRIMREHPVPVIMVSSLTQEGAQATIEALEAGAVDFIPKQHAYVSIEISRIRAELLEKIKAIAKKRLFRVPRQKAVQSDTALALQFRDARAIAIGVSTGGPRALQQVIPTLPQDLPVPVLIVQHMPPHFTRSLAERLDSLSVLPVVEAEEGMVLQPGHVFLAPGGRHLVLKCRNGQPPLIQTPVEPATLHRPSVDVMFESVCQTFDGKVLAVVMTGMGRDGLEGARLIKQRGGKVIAQDEATCVVYGMPRAIVEAGLSDAVLPLEHIGPALARSLGCTPVAQATTS
- a CDS encoding chemotaxis protein CheA — protein: LLAHHFEDVLNRLRKGTLAFDPSMMDVLFEAFDLMKQLLQQVVDQKLRPLPIAATIQKLQAIAEGKPATPSSTPASAATQPAASSKRSPTTPPSSSSNGHTSRRDQSTETIRVEVRRLDNLMDLVGELVLGRNRLLQLLSELHNESDPELLRELADTTSQIDFITTELQSAVMHTRMVQIGRVFNKFPRLVRDLAREFNKQIELIIEGEDTELDKSLIEEISDPLVHLIRNAADHGIEDPETRRAQGKPPVGRIRLAAAQEGNHIVIEIEDDGAGIDPQKLKAKALEKGLITEKEAAEMSDREAIELIFRAGFSTAQRVSKVSGRGVGMDVVKTNITKLNGTISVHSVPGKGTRFILKLPLTLAIIQSLLVRVADEAFAIPLHTVIEVVGLESDTVYTIKGREVIRLRDTVIPLLRVGDILQVPHWQYQPERAYAVIVGIAHHRLGLIVDDLIGQKEIVIKPLGTYLKKVPGVAGSTILGDGRVIMILDVGELVRMETQRLRGDDTFQPALVTA